A stretch of Gossypium hirsutum isolate 1008001.06 chromosome A06, Gossypium_hirsutum_v2.1, whole genome shotgun sequence DNA encodes these proteins:
- the LOC107930560 gene encoding uncharacterized protein: MFHPLICGASNHQENADSDHKSHNKDNNKNPYSDRGLDKFSALLSELEDKKQKIYLQTGSRDISMVRFMYKDSTDFVPVVVKLKDKEPKPKPVETKQQEQEAWDHKHSMETLSEAKDVMKKISRLQPDKQKNKNGFSWKRPYFYLPTFFVLVLVLLVFFGRSVSILVTCVGWYMVPTIQGGNYSHVRRGIMKKKKKDHVRKLSNESEVVRSKSSSPVRDYHKKS; encoded by the coding sequence atgtttcatCCATTGATCTGTGGAGCTTCTAATCATCAAGAAAATGCtgattctgatcataaaagccatAACAAAGACAACAACAAGAACCCATATTCCGACCGCGGTCTCGACAAGTTTTCTGCACTTTTATCCGAGCTTGAAGACAAGAAACAAAAGATCTATTTACAAACAGGTTCTCGAGACATATCCATGGTTCGTTTCATGTACAAAGATTCAACAGATTTTGTCCCTGTCGTTGTAAAGCTCAAAGACAAAGAACCAAAGCCAAAACCTGTTGAAACCAAACAACAAGAACAAGAAGCATGGGATCATAAGCATTCAATGGAAACCTTAAGTGAAGCCAAAGATGTAATGAAGAAGATATCAAGATTACAACCAGACAAGCAGAAGAACAAAAATGGGTTTTCATGGAAGCGACCATATTTTTATTTACCAACATTTTTTGTGTTGGTTTTGGTGTTATTAGTGTTCTTTGGAAGATCGGTTTCGATATTGGTAACTTGTGTTGGATGGTATATGGTTCCTACAATACAAGGAGGGAATTACAGTCATGTAAGAAGAGGaataatgaagaagaagaagaaagatcaTGTAAGAAAATTGAGCAATGAATCTGAGGTTGTTCGAAGTAAGTCTTCATCTCCTGTTCGTGATTACCATAAGAAAAGCTGA
- the LOC107930626 gene encoding GPN-loop GTPase QQT1 codes for MVFGQVVIGPPGSGKTTYCNGMSQFLKLIGRKVAVINLDPANDSLPYECAINIEDLIKLSDVMTEHSLGPNGGLVYCMDYLEKNIDWLQSKLEPLLKDHYLLFDFPGQVELFFLHSNAKNVVMKLIKKLNLRLTAVHLVDAHLCSDPAKYVSALILSLSTMLHLELPHVNVLSKIDLIESYGKLSFNLDFYTDVQDLSYLQHHLDQDPRSAKFRKLTKELCDVIEDFSIVNFTTLDIQDKESVGNLVKLIDKSNGYIFAGIDASAVEFSKIAVRQVDWDYYRAAAVQEKYMKDDEDFDNDD; via the exons ATGGTGTTTGGGCAAGTTGTGATTGGTCCACCTGGATCAGGAAAGACTACTTACTGTAATGGCATGTCTCAGTTCCTCAAACTTATTGGAAG GAAAGTTGCTGTAATCAATTTGGATCCGGCCAATGATTCGTTACC TTATGAGTGTGCTATCAATATTGAGGATCTCATAAAACTAAGTGATGTTATGACAGAACATTCTTTGGGGCCTAATGGAG GTCTTGTCTATTGTATGGATTATTTAGAGAAGAATATCGATTGGCTGCAGTCTAAACTGGAACCTCTTTTGAAAG ATCACTATCTTCTTTTCGATTTTCCTGGCCAGGTTGAACTATTTTTCCTTCACTCGAATGCCAAGAATGTAGTCATGAAGCTTATTAAAAAGTTGAATCTTAGG TTGACTGCTGTACATTTAGTCGATGCCCACCTATGTAGTGACCCGGCGAAGTATGTCAGTGCTTTGATTCTCTCGTTATCTACCATGTTGCACTTGGAGCTGCCACATGTCAATGTCCTCTCTAAGATTGACTTAATTGAAAGCTATGGAAAGCTCT CTTTCAATCTGGATTTCTACACGGATGTCCAAGATTTATCGTATTTACAGCACCATCTTGACCAAGATCCCCGCTCTGCCAAGTTTAG AAAACTTACAAAGGAGCTTTGCGATGTAATTGAAGACTTCAGTATTGTCAATTTCACAACCTTAGATATTCAG GATAAGGAGAGTGTTGGGAATCTTGTGAAACTTATCGATAAGAGCAATGGATACATATTTGCCGGTATAGATGCCAGTGCGGTTGAATTCAGCAAGATTGCAGTACGACAAGTTGATTGGGATTATTACAG AGCTGCTGCGGTACAGGAGAAGTACATGAAGGACGATGAAGATTTCGATAATGATGATTAA
- the LOC107930616 gene encoding LIM domain-containing protein WLIM1 isoform X2, with product MAFAGTTQKCMACDKTVYLVDKLTADNRVYHKACFRCHHCKGTLKLGNYNSFEGVLYCRPHFDQLFKRTGSLEKSFEGTPKIAKPEKPVDGEVTVNGTPYHKSCFKCTHGGCVISPSNYIAHEGRLYCKHHHGQLIKEKGNLSQLEGDREKAGTEVAAES from the exons ATGGCATTTGCAGGAACAACCCAGAAATGTATGGCTTGTGACAAAACTGTGTATTTGGTCGATAAATTAACAGCTGATAACAGGGTTTATCACAAGGCTTGTTTTAGGTGCCATCACTGCAAAGGTACTTTGAAG CTTGGCAACTACAATTCCTTTGAAGGAGTCTTGTATTGCAGGCCTCATTTTGATCAACTTTTCAAAAGAACTGGTAGTCTTGAGAAAAGTTTTGAAG GTACACCGAAGATTGCAAAGCCAGAAAAACCAGTTGATGGTGAG GTTACAGTGAATGGTACCCCTTACCACAAGAGTTGTTTCAAATGCACACATGGAGGATGTGTTATAAGCCCTTCAAATTATATAGCACATGAAGGTAGACTTTACTGCAAGCACCACCATGGTCAACTCATTAAGGAAAAAGGGAACTTAAGCCAGCTCGAAGGCGATCGCGAGAAGGCTGGAACTGAAGTTGCTGCTGAATCTTAA
- the LOC107930616 gene encoding LIM domain-containing protein WLIM1 isoform X1: MAFAGTTQKCMACDKTVYLVDKLTADNRVYHKACFRCHHCKGTLKLGNYNSFEGVLYCRPHFDQLFKRTGSLEKSFEGTPKIAKPEKPVDGEKPIATKVSGMFGGTRDKCVGCKNTVYPTERVTVNGTPYHKSCFKCTHGGCVISPSNYIAHEGRLYCKHHHGQLIKEKGNLSQLEGDREKAGTEVAAES; encoded by the exons ATGGCATTTGCAGGAACAACCCAGAAATGTATGGCTTGTGACAAAACTGTGTATTTGGTCGATAAATTAACAGCTGATAACAGGGTTTATCACAAGGCTTGTTTTAGGTGCCATCACTGCAAAGGTACTTTGAAG CTTGGCAACTACAATTCCTTTGAAGGAGTCTTGTATTGCAGGCCTCATTTTGATCAACTTTTCAAAAGAACTGGTAGTCTTGAGAAAAGTTTTGAAG GTACACCGAAGATTGCAAAGCCAGAAAAACCAGTTGATGGTGAG AAACCAATAGCTACTAAAGTATCAGGCATGTTTGGTGGAACAAGAGATAAATGTGTTGGCTGTAAAAACACAGTGTATCCAACTGAGAGG GTTACAGTGAATGGTACCCCTTACCACAAGAGTTGTTTCAAATGCACACATGGAGGATGTGTTATAAGCCCTTCAAATTATATAGCACATGAAGGTAGACTTTACTGCAAGCACCACCATGGTCAACTCATTAAGGAAAAAGGGAACTTAAGCCAGCTCGAAGGCGATCGCGAGAAGGCTGGAACTGAAGTTGCTGCTGAATCTTAA
- the LOC107930615 gene encoding myb-related transcription factor, partner of profilin gives MIKTLNPYSAKTAEIMSRYRPIAPKPEVLPENSIDESSAMSQKMRQSPCLRNLWPQLQARPSRNRKRGRGTGLSPPPPTTTALKRARTQYFLGLSPPPPPPPPPPPSTTSLVTLPLLPCLKVAAHEIPEEKDFLKQLQGLPVLPTSSLITPQPIRPVGSLITPQPIRPVGSTIIVGCINEAPAPAAPLQAPKKPEEVEDDIESESMPTIISDSNNKVRLANSAYKAMVGQPECPWLDSMVKGSECKRICGEVMLNLSNSSVPVKSKGFSCWVRIEWGNEGNNNNNKGSITAFCDVVRLSCQSKDYLFTWRFHIPTIGKTS, from the coding sequence ATGATCAAGACCTTGAATCCTTATTCAGCTAAAACAGCTGAAATTATGTCTAGGTACCGTCCTATAGCTCCTAAACCTGAAGTGTTACCTGAAAACTCCATTGATGAAAGCTCAGCTATGTCTCAAAAGATGAGACAGTCACCTTGTTTGAGGAATTTATGGCCTCAGTTACAAGCTCGACCTAGTAGGAATAGAAAGAGAGGGAGAGGTACTGGCTTATCACCACCACCGCCAACAACAACAGCACTGAAAAGAGCAAGAACCCAATATTTCTTAGGGCTTTCTCCACCGCCGCCGccgccaccaccaccaccaccatcaacaacaagtttggtcacactccctCTTCTTCCATGTTTAAAGGTGGCTGCTCATGAAATACCGGAAGAGAAGGATTTTTTGAAGCAGCTCCAAGGTCTTCCTGTTCTTCCCACTAGTAGTCTTATAACACCTCAGCCAATTAGACCAGTGGGTAGTCTTATAACACCTCAGCCAATTAGACCAGTGGGTTCAACCATCATTGTTGGGTGCATTAATGAAGCACCAGCACCAGCAGCACCATTGCAAGCCCCTAAGAAACCAGAGGAGGTTGAAGATGATATAGAATCTGAGTCCATGCCAACAATTATATCTGATTCCAACAACAAAGTCAGGCTAGCAAACTCAGCTTACAAAGCCATGGTGGGTCAACCTGAATGTCCCTGGCTTGATTCCATGGTGAAAGGCAGTGAATGCAAAAGAATCTGTGGGGAAGTGATGCTTAATCTATCTAATTCAAGTGTGCCTGTTAAATCAAAAGGGTTCTCTTGTTGGGTGAGGATTGAATGGGGAAATGAAGGgaacaataacaacaacaaagGGTCGATCACAGCTTTTTGTGATGTAGTGAGATTATCTTGCCAGTCAAAAGACTATCTCTTCACATGGAGGTTCCATATACCCACCATAGGGAAAACATCTTAG